The Streptomyces sp. DG1A-41 genomic sequence CACCGTCGTCTTGCCGGAGCCGGAGGGTCCGACCACGGCGACGCGGCGGCCCTCTTCAAGGGTCAGGTCCAGCCCGGCGAACGCGTCCCGGTCCTGTCCGGCGTGCCGCGCGGTCAGCCCTCTGACGGCGACCGGGAACGGCGACGCGGGCGCCTGCCGGGGGTGCTCGGGTTCCTTCACAGGCTCCGGCGCGTCCAGCACCTCGTACACCCGCTCGGCGCTCCGGCGCACTCGTTGCCGGTACTGCACGGCGAGCGGCAGCCCGAGCACGGCCTCGAAAGCGGCCAGCGGGGTGAGGACGACGACCGCCATGGTCACGCCGCCCAGCCGCCCAGCCGCGACCGCCTGTGCGCCGACCAGTGCGGCGGCCGTGACGGTCAGGCCGGAGATCAGCGCGGTGAACCCGTCGCCGAGTGCCGTGGCGGTGGCGGCGCGCGAGGCGATCCGGGTGAGCACCCCGTCGGCCTCGCGTGCCTGCGCGGTCCGCGCGGGGAGGGCACCGGCGACGGTCAGCTCCGCGGTTCCGGTGAGCAGATCGGCCACCCGCGTCGCGAGCACCCCGCGGGCGGGCGCCAGCCTGTGCTCGGCCCGCCGCGCGACGGCACCCGTGACGAGCGGCACGCCCGCCCCCGCCGCCAGCAGCCCGGCCGCGAGCACGGCCCCGGCCTCGGGCAGCAGCCACGCCGTGAACCCGACGGACGCGGCCGACACGACGACGGCCGCACCGGCCGGCAGCAGCCACCGCAGCCAGTAGTCCTGCAACGCGTCCACGTCCGCGACCAGCCGGGACAGCAGATCGCCCCGGCGGGTCCGGCGCAGCCCGGCGGGCGCCAGCCGCTCCAGCCTGCGGAACACCGCGACCCTGGTGTCCGCCAGCATCCGCAGCACGGCGTCGTGCGAGACCAGCCGCTCGGCGTACCTGAACACGGCCCGCCCGATCCCGAAGGCCCGCGTCGCCGTCACGGCCACCATCAGATACAGCACGGGCGGCTGCTGCGAGGCCCGCGAGATCAGCCACCCGGAGGTGGCCATGAGCCCCACGGCACTCCCGAGCGCGAGACTCCCGAGCAGCAGGGCGAGTCCCAGGCGCCCGCGCCGGGCACCGGACATGGCGCGGACGCGCGCGAGGACATCGCCCGAAGCAGGCGCGTCGACGAACTCGGCCGGGGCGGACGAAACGGGCAGCTCGGCCTCGGCGGAACGTGCTCCCTGCATCGCGGCGGGCGCCGTGGCTACCGCGGCGGCCTCGGCCTCGGCCAGCCGCACCACCCGGCCCGCCACCCCCAGCAGCGCCGGCCGGTGCACCACCAGCAGCACCGTCCGCCCGGCCGCCAGCCGCCGTACGGCCGCCACGACCTCGGCCTCGGTGGCCCCGTCCAGTGCGGCCGTCGGCTCGTCGAGCAGCAGCACGGGCCGGTCCGCGAGGAACGCCCGGGCCAGCGCGAGCCGCTGCCGCTGCCCGGCGGACAGCCCGGCCCCGTCCTCCCCGAGCACGGTGTCGACACCCTCGGGCAGCGCGTCCACGAACTCCAGCGCCCCGGCGTCCCGCAGCGCCTGCCGTACGGCGTCGTCGTCGGCGTCGGGCCGCGCCAGCCGTACGTTCTCGGCGATCGTCCCGGCGTACAGATGCGGCCGCTGCGGCACCCACGCGATCCGGGACCGCCACTGCTCCAGGTCCACGTCGGCGAGGTCGACTCCCCCGACCCGCACCCGTCCCTCGGCCGGTGGCACGAACCCGAGCAGGACGTGCAGCAGCGTCGACTTGCCGGCACCGCTCGGCCCGACCAACGCGACCGTCTCCCCGGGCTCGACGGTGAAGGACACGTCCGATACGGCGTCCGCCGACCGCCCCGGGTAGCGGACGGTCACTCCCTCGAGAGCCAGCGCACCCGCCGGCACGGCCCCGGAACCGGACGCCGGAACGGGCGTCTCCAAGACCTCGAAGATCTCCTCGGCCGCGGCGAGCCCCTCCGCCGCCGCGTGGTACTGCGCCCCGACCTGCCGCAACGGCAGATACGCCTCCGGCGCCAGGATCAGGATGACCAGGCCGATGTACAGGTCCATCTCGCCGTGCACCAGCCGCATGCCGATCGTCACGGCGACCAGCGCCACTGAGATCGTCGCGAGCAACTCCAGCGCGAAGGAGGAGATGAAGGCGATCCGCAGCGTCCGCATGGTCGCCTGCCGGTACTCGCCGGTGATCCGCCGGATCGACTCGGCCTGAGCCTTTGCCCGGCCGAACACCTTCAGCGTCGGCAGCCCCGCCACGACGTCCAGGAAGTGACCGGACAGCCGCGAGAGCAGCCGCCACTGACGGTCCATCCGGGACTGGGTGGCCCAGCCGATCAGCACCATGAAGACCGGGATGAGCGGCAGGGTGCCCACGATGATGGCCGCGGAGACCCAGTCCTCGGTGACGATCCGCGCCAGCACCGCCACCGGCACGACCACCGCGAGGCCCAACTGTGGCAGATACCGCGAGAAGTAGTCGTCGAGGGCGTCGACACCCCGGGTGGCCAGGGCGACCAGCGAACCGGTCCGCTGTCCGCTCAGCCAGCCCGGCCCCAGCTGAGCGGCATGCTCCAGCAACCGCCCCCGCAGCTCGGACTTCACCGCCGCGCTCGCCCGGTGCGCGGCGAGCTCGGTGAGCCAGCCGACCAGCGCCCGGCCGACCGCGACGGCGGCCAAGAGCAGCAGGGGAGTGCCGAGTTCGGACACCGCCGTACGGTGCTGGAACGCGCCGACCACCACCTCGGCGATGAGCATCGCCTGGGCGATGACCAGTCCCGCCCCGATCGCCCCGAGGGCGATGACCGCCACCAGGAAGACCCGGGTGGCACGGGCGTACCGGAGCAGACGCGGATCGATTGGTTTCACGTGAAACACACCTCAGTGCACGATCTCGGCGATGTGCTGCGTACCGATCCGCTTGCGGAACACCCAGTACGTCCAGCCCTGATAGACCAGCACGACCGGAGTGGCGATCGCCGCACACCAGGTCATGATCTTCAGCGTGTACGGGCTGGACGAGGCGTTGGTGACCGTCAGGCTCCAGTCCGGGTTCAGCGTCGACGGCATGACGTTCGGGAAAAGCGTCAGGAAGAGCATGGCCACCGTGGCCACGATGGTGAGCCCCGACAGGGCGAACGCCCAGCCCTCACGCCCCGCCCGCGCCGCGGCCATGGCTACGACGAGCGAGGCCACCGCCACGACCACCGCGACGAGCGACGCCCCGTCGCCCCGGTCGGACTGCGTCCACAGCAGGAAGGCGAAAGCTAGCAGGGCGGTCACGAGTCCGACCCGCAGCGCCAGCTTCCGCGCCCGCTCCCGGATCTCCCCGACTGTCTTCAGCCCGACGAACACCGTCCCGTGGAAGGTGAACAGCGCCAGCGTGACCAGACCACCCAGCAGCGCGTACGGGTTGAGCAGGTCCAGGACGCCGCCGGCGTAGTTGAAGTCCTGGTCGATCTTCACGCCGCGCACGATGTTGCCGAAGGCCACACCCCACAGGACCGCCGGGATCAGCGAGGTCCAGAAGATCGCCGTCTCCCAGTTGCGCTGCCAGTTCTCCTCAGGCCGCTTGGCGCGGTACTCGAAGGCCACACCCCGGACGATGAGGCAGACCAGGATGAGCAACAGCGGCAGGTAGAAGCCGGAGAAGAGCGTGGCGTACCACTCGGGGAAGGCGGCGAAGGTCGCGCCGCCCGCCGAGAGCAGCCACACCTCGTTACCGTCCCAGACGGGCCCGATGGTGTTGATCAGCACCCGCTTCTCTGGCCGGTCGCGGGCGAGCAGCTTCGTGAGCACACCGACCCCGAAGTCGAAGCCCTCCAGGAAGAAGTAGCCGGTCCACAGGACGGCGATCAGGACGAACCAGACGTCGTGCAGTTCCATGACTGTGCAGCTCCCTCGGCCTAGTACGAGAAGGCCATCGGCTTGTCGGCGTCACGGGAGTCGCCGCCGATCTTCGTGGGCGGGTTGAGGTCGGCTTCGGTGAGCTCAGGCGGGCCCGCCTTGACGTACTTGACCAGCAGTTTGACCTCGACGACGGCGAGGATCGCGTACAGCGTGGTGAAGGCGGCCATCGAGGTGATGACCTCGGCCTGGGAAACACCGGGGGAGACCGCGTGACGGGTCTGGAGCACGCCGTAGACGACCCACGGCTGACGGCCCATCTCGGTGAAGATCCAGCCCCAGGAGCTGGCGATCAGCGGGAAGCCCAGGGTGAGGATCGCGATGCGCCAGTACCACTTGGTGAGGGTCGGACCGAGGGCCTTCTTCGGCAGCAGCACGAGATGCGGCACCTCGTCCTCGCCCACCCGCAGATGCTGCGGCAGCATGAACTTCTTGCGGGTCAGCCACAGCCCTGCCAGGCCGATGGCGAACGACGTCATGCCGAAACCGATCATCCACCGGAAGCCCCAGTAGGCGACGGGGATGTTGGGCCGGTAGTCGCCGGGTCCGTACTTCTCCTGCTCGGCCTTGTTGACGTCGTTGATGCCGGGCACGTACGAGGTGAAGTCGTCCTTGGCCAGGAAGGACAGCAGGCCGGGGATCTCGATGGCGACCTCGTTGTGCCCCTTGTCCACGTCACCGATGGCGAAGACCGAGAAGGGCGCCGGCTTCTCGCCGTCCCACAGCGCCTCGGCCGCGGCCATCTTCATCGGCTGCTGCTGGTACATGATCTTGCCGAGGACGTCACCGCTGACCGCGGTGAGCAGACCACCGACGACGACGGTGACGAGGCCGAGCCGCAGCGAGGTCTTCATCACGGGGACGTGCTTCTTGCGGACCAGGTGGAAGGCGGCGATGCCGACCATGAAGGCGCCACCGGTCAGGAAGGCCGCGGTGAGCGTGTGGAAGACCTGGGCGAGCGCGGTGTTCTGGGTCAGCACCAGCCAGAAGTCGGTGAGCTCGGCCCGCCCCTTGGCCTCGTTGATCCGGTAGCCGACCGGGTGCTGCATCCAGGAGTTGGCCGCGAGGATGAAGTACGCCGACAGGATCGTGCCGATCGAGACCATCCATATGCAGGCCAGGTGGATCTTCTTCGGCAGCTTGTCCCAGCCGAAGATCCACAGGCCGATGAAGGTGGACTCGAAGAAGAAGGCGATCAGGGCCTCGAAGGCGAGCGGCGCGCCGAAGACGTCACCGACGAAGCGCGAGTAGTCGGACCAGTTCATGCCGAACTGGAACTCCTGCACGATGCCGGTGACCACCCCCATCGCGATGTTGATCAGGAAGAGCTTGCCCCAGAACTTCGTCGCCCGGAGGTACTTCTCCTTCTCCGTCCGCACCCAGGCGGTCTGCAACCCGGCCGTCAGGGCGGCCAGCGAGATCGTCAGGGGGACGAACAGAAAGTGGTAGACGGTGGTGATGCCGAACTGCCATCGCGCCAGGGTCTCCGGCGCCAAAGCCAGGTCCACGTCGCCGCTCCTTACATACGCTTGTGAAAGCGTTCACATTCACAAGCCATTATGCAGCACGGACTTTCGAGCCGTTGAGGGGGTCCCCCGGTCACCGTCAACCCCTTGGCGTAAACTTCAACACATTGTTGAATCAGCGGCAGGCGGGCACGGACCCGCTCCAGATACGGATCTCCTGGCCCGAGGGGCACCTCACCGCGACCCTCGACGACACCCCGACCACCCAGGCCCTGGCGCTGCCCTTCGTCTCGACCGCCCGCACATGGGGCGAGAAAGTGTTCTTCGACACAGGAGTGTCCGTTTCACGTGAAACAGACGCCCGGGAGATTGTCGAGCCGGGCACGGTCGCCTTCTGGACGGACGGCGACGCCCTCGCCCTCATGGGCCCACGCCGACGAGGCGACGAGTGCCGCCTCGCCGGCCCGTGCAACCTCCTGGGCCGCCTCGACGGCGACCCCCGCCTGCTCGCGACCGTGCGCGACGGCGACCCGATACGCGTGGAGCCGGCCGACTGACGGACGCCCAGCGACTTCTCAGCCCCTAGAGCTTTTGGAGCTCCTTGCGAAACCCTTCCGCCACCTTCAGGAAGATGTCGTTCGCCTCGGTCTCCCCGACCGTCACCCGCACACCCTCACCCGGGAACGGCCGGATCACCACGCCCGCCTGCTCACACGCCTCCGCGAACGGGACCGTGCGCTCCCCCAGCCGCAGCCACACGAAGTTGGCCTGGGTCTCGGGCACCGTCCAGCCCTGGGCCCGCAGCCCGTCGACCACGCGCGTGCGCTCACACACCAGCGAACCGACCCGCCCGAGCAGTTCGTCCTCGGCACGCAGCGAGGCGATCGCCGCCTCCTGCGCGAGCTGGCTCACCCCGAAGGGGACCGCCGTCTTGCGCAGCGCCGCGGCCACCGGCTCGTGGGCGATGGCGAAGCCGACGCGCAGGCCGGCAAGGCCGTACGCCTTGGAGAAGGTCCGCAGGACGCAGACGTTGGGCCGGCTGCGATAGAGCTCCACACCGTCCGGCACCTCGGGGTCGCGGATGAACTCGCGGTATGCCTCGTCGAGCACCACCAGCACATCACCGGGCACGCGGTCGAGGAAGCGCTCCAGCTCCGCCCGCCGTACGACCGTGCCCGTCGGGTTGTTGGGGTTACAGACGAAGATCAGCCGGGTCCGGTCGGTGATCGCCTCGGCCATCGCGTCGAGGTCGTGCACATCACCCGCCGTCAGCGGCACCTGCACCGACGTCGCGCCGCTGATCTGCGTGATGATCGGGTACGCCTCGAAGGATCGCCAGGCGTA encodes the following:
- the hisC gene encoding histidinol-phosphate transaminase, with protein sequence MSETSPKLRAELEGIPTYKPGKPAAAGGPVAYKLSSNENPYPPLPGVMETVTAAASHFNRYPDMACTALMNELSERFGVPLSHLATGTGSVGVAQQLIQATSGPGDEVIYAWRSFEAYPIITQISGATSVQVPLTAGDVHDLDAMAEAITDRTRLIFVCNPNNPTGTVVRRAELERFLDRVPGDVLVVLDEAYREFIRDPEVPDGVELYRSRPNVCVLRTFSKAYGLAGLRVGFAIAHEPVAAALRKTAVPFGVSQLAQEAAIASLRAEDELLGRVGSLVCERTRVVDGLRAQGWTVPETQANFVWLRLGERTVPFAEACEQAGVVIRPFPGEGVRVTVGETEANDIFLKVAEGFRKELQKL
- the cydD gene encoding thiol reductant ABC exporter subunit CydD produces the protein MKPIDPRLLRYARATRVFLVAVIALGAIGAGLVIAQAMLIAEVVVGAFQHRTAVSELGTPLLLLAAVAVGRALVGWLTELAAHRASAAVKSELRGRLLEHAAQLGPGWLSGQRTGSLVALATRGVDALDDYFSRYLPQLGLAVVVPVAVLARIVTEDWVSAAIIVGTLPLIPVFMVLIGWATQSRMDRQWRLLSRLSGHFLDVVAGLPTLKVFGRAKAQAESIRRITGEYRQATMRTLRIAFISSFALELLATISVALVAVTIGMRLVHGEMDLYIGLVILILAPEAYLPLRQVGAQYHAAAEGLAAAEEIFEVLETPVPASGSGAVPAGALALEGVTVRYPGRSADAVSDVSFTVEPGETVALVGPSGAGKSTLLHVLLGFVPPAEGRVRVGGVDLADVDLEQWRSRIAWVPQRPHLYAGTIAENVRLARPDADDDAVRQALRDAGALEFVDALPEGVDTVLGEDGAGLSAGQRQRLALARAFLADRPVLLLDEPTAALDGATEAEVVAAVRRLAAGRTVLLVVHRPALLGVAGRVVRLAEAEAAAVATAPAAMQGARSAEAELPVSSAPAEFVDAPASGDVLARVRAMSGARRGRLGLALLLGSLALGSAVGLMATSGWLISRASQQPPVLYLMVAVTATRAFGIGRAVFRYAERLVSHDAVLRMLADTRVAVFRRLERLAPAGLRRTRRGDLLSRLVADVDALQDYWLRWLLPAGAAVVVSAASVGFTAWLLPEAGAVLAAGLLAAGAGVPLVTGAVARRAEHRLAPARGVLATRVADLLTGTAELTVAGALPARTAQAREADGVLTRIASRAATATALGDGFTALISGLTVTAAALVGAQAVAAGRLGGVTMAVVVLTPLAAFEAVLGLPLAVQYRQRVRRSAERVYEVLDAPEPVKEPEHPRQAPASPFPVAVRGLTARHAGQDRDAFAGLDLTLEEGRRVAVVGPSGSGKTTVAQVLLRFLDADAGSYTLAGVDALALHGDDVRGLVGLCAQDAHLFDSSLRENLLLAKKDATEDELRAALGRARLMDWADGLPDGLDTLVGEHGARLSGGQRQRLALARALLADFPVLVLDEPAEHLDLPTADALTADLLAATEGRTTLLITHRLAGLEAVDEVIVLDQGRVVQRGTYAELVAVDGPLREMAEREAASESLVAAP
- the cydB gene encoding cytochrome d ubiquinol oxidase subunit II, coding for MELHDVWFVLIAVLWTGYFFLEGFDFGVGVLTKLLARDRPEKRVLINTIGPVWDGNEVWLLSAGGATFAAFPEWYATLFSGFYLPLLLILVCLIVRGVAFEYRAKRPEENWQRNWETAIFWTSLIPAVLWGVAFGNIVRGVKIDQDFNYAGGVLDLLNPYALLGGLVTLALFTFHGTVFVGLKTVGEIRERARKLALRVGLVTALLAFAFLLWTQSDRGDGASLVAVVVAVASLVVAMAAARAGREGWAFALSGLTIVATVAMLFLTLFPNVMPSTLNPDWSLTVTNASSSPYTLKIMTWCAAIATPVVLVYQGWTYWVFRKRIGTQHIAEIVH
- a CDS encoding cyclophilin-like family protein encodes the protein MNQRQAGTDPLQIRISWPEGHLTATLDDTPTTQALALPFVSTARTWGEKVFFDTGVSVSRETDAREIVEPGTVAFWTDGDALALMGPRRRGDECRLAGPCNLLGRLDGDPRLLATVRDGDPIRVEPAD
- a CDS encoding cytochrome ubiquinol oxidase subunit I, with the translated sequence MDLALAPETLARWQFGITTVYHFLFVPLTISLAALTAGLQTAWVRTEKEKYLRATKFWGKLFLINIAMGVVTGIVQEFQFGMNWSDYSRFVGDVFGAPLAFEALIAFFFESTFIGLWIFGWDKLPKKIHLACIWMVSIGTILSAYFILAANSWMQHPVGYRINEAKGRAELTDFWLVLTQNTALAQVFHTLTAAFLTGGAFMVGIAAFHLVRKKHVPVMKTSLRLGLVTVVVGGLLTAVSGDVLGKIMYQQQPMKMAAAEALWDGEKPAPFSVFAIGDVDKGHNEVAIEIPGLLSFLAKDDFTSYVPGINDVNKAEQEKYGPGDYRPNIPVAYWGFRWMIGFGMTSFAIGLAGLWLTRKKFMLPQHLRVGEDEVPHLVLLPKKALGPTLTKWYWRIAILTLGFPLIASSWGWIFTEMGRQPWVVYGVLQTRHAVSPGVSQAEVITSMAAFTTLYAILAVVEVKLLVKYVKAGPPELTEADLNPPTKIGGDSRDADKPMAFSY